aagaaatacAACATTTAAAACGGCTAACTGCAACATCAACAAACACTTATATGAAACATTAAGTCCGAACAAGTGAAACACAAAAATAATCATatgaaatatatgtttttttatgggaaaGATTGCCATGCATTTGGCCaacaatataattttataacAAAAAGAGTTATTTACagtaaaggaaaaaaagatcAAAGTTATTATAAATTTGTAACCAATCAAATACTATTTGTTTTCGAAGCATTTAACACAAATACTTAATGTTTTGATGCATTTTTATATATCTATGATTTCATTAAGTTGTCACTATTAAAACATTATGAAATACTTACTAAAACATTTCAGAATATCATGTGCAACTTAAAAATccgtttaaaaaataaatattttttcaacgGAATATAACTACGTGTGATCTTGTTGTGAAATATTTACtcgcaacgaatttaatggtgcaattaTATCGTAGATTGGAAAAATAGTTTAGAAGAAATAAtagttacatgcatgcatatgaagGATTACTACACGGCATAAAATAAGAATAAGAGTACCATGTAAAGAAATAAGCAACAAGACGAGAGGGCGCCCGATCTTTTAGGCATGGATTGGGCACCCGATGGGAAGCATTTTCGGATACGTTGTTGGATTCAAGTGTTGTATAATGTATAGGGCACGAAACATGATAAATCATTACTTCGTTAGGACTCATACATGTTTAATTTTGATGCTGGATTCATTTCCATATAatactttaaaaactttaaCTATACTATTAAGCATTTAATTAAGCCACTATTTCTAGTGATATTTGTGCTTGTCACCTCACCTCTTGGGCAAACAGtctattttaaataaaaatcattgaagggtatattttcaaattttgaaaagtaCAAGTCTAATTCTAAAGAAGAAAACATAGCATCCAAGACATGTCCACATGTGAGTAATGTTATGTACACAGAAGGGAAAATTATATTATACTTATGCAAAACATATAAtcctttattttttaatctatGATGCCGTTAATTTTCGACATACCGTTTCATCGtattaaaaaactaataaaaatgTCACTTATTATGTTGTGGCATCTTTTGTCGTTAAAGAAACTTCAAATATGACTTATACTtaagtatatttatattgattttaaaataaaatgatatggtCAAGCGttatttaaaaagttaatgGTATTGTCTGTCAAAGAACACATATAGTTTGTAGGATTAGTACCAGAGAGCTCTCTCTACTATGATACCCTCTCTAAAACCTACATTGTGGATGCTCTAAGCTAGTACTAAGCAGTGTACGGGTGAAGATTCGTAACCAAATTGGAGGCTTTTCACTTAgaattgaaattttgaattgagaCGGTATTCGTCAGGTCACAATCCGATTTTGGCCAATCCAAAATCCCAAACCGTGTCCCTCTCACTCCGCGCGTGCGGCTCACTGCTGGTTGTGACGGGCGGCGATGCCGCTGCGCCAGcgccaccccaccccacccgtTCGACGAAATGCGGCGCGCCGCTGCcctgctccgcctcctccgctccgggGCCAGCGCCGGCgtccgcggccgccccgcctgcgCGGCGGTCCACCCGCTCGCCGTCAAGTCCGGGAGCGGCTCCGACGCCCGCGTGGCCACCGCGCTCGCCGACGCCTACGCCAAGTCCGGACTCGTCGACCGCGCCCGCAGGGTGTTCGACGAAACGCCGCTCCGGGACCAGGTGCTCTGGAACGTCATGGTCTCCTGCTACTCTTCGCACGGCCTTGTGAGGGAGTGCTGGGATGTCTTTGGCTCCATGAGGCGGTCTGGTTTTCCCGGCGATGGCTTCACGTTCAGTGCCTTGCTCAGTGTGcgtgcttcttcttcttcttcgtgctATGACCATGCCAACCTGTTGCTGGTCCTGGGAAGCTCGGTGCATGGGATTGTGATCAGGTTGGGTCTCCACCTGGATGTGGTGGTAGCCACTGCGCTCCTTGATATGTATGCCAAATGCGGCCAAGTTGCTGAGGCTAGCCGGGTGTTTGATGCCATGGTGCTGAGAAATACCGTATCCTGGAATGCAATCATTGTTTGCTATGGTAAGCATGACAGAGGCAAGGAAGCCTTCGACCTTTTCGTGTCGATGATGAGACATGGGTTTTGCCCTGACGAGCTTACGCTTGCCAGTCTACTTAGTTCCTGTGCCGACATGGCGGCTGCTAATGAGGCTACTCAGCTTCATGCTTACACTGTTAGAAGAGGCTTGCAAGACTTTCTACAAGTGGGCAATGCCCTTATCATGGCTTATGGTAAGAATGGTTTTGTTCAAGAAGCAAAACGAACATTTGGTATGATCCATAACCCAGATCTAGTTACATGGTCATCAATGGTTTCTTCTTTTGCATATCTTGGACTTGCCAAGAGTGCAATCGACCTGTTTGACAGAATGCTCCAACAAGGCATACGGGCTGATGGCATTGCATTTCTTGGAGTTCTTTCTGCGTGCAGTCATGCTGGGCTCATTGAAGATGGCTTCAAGTACTTTCTTCTAATGACGAGGGACTACAAAATTGATCCAACTCCGCAGCATCTTGCTTGTCTAGTTGATCTCTTAGGGAGAGCTGGTAGGATTAGAGATGCCTACGAATTTTTGGTCAATATGTCCTGCGACGCAAATGTTGATGTCATTGGAGCTTTCCTTGGTGCTTGCAGAATGCGAGGAAACATTGAGTCAGCAAAGTGGGCTGCCTCTAGGCTATTTAGTCTAAAGCCAGATGATCCAATCAATTACCTGCTTATATCTAATACGTATGCTGCTGCAGGAGATTGGAATGAGCTTGCAAAGGTAAGAAGTGTAATGAGGAACATGTGTGGCAACAAGGTGCCGGGCTGTAGCTGGATAGAGATAGGTGGAATTGTTCAGACATTTGTATCCAATGATATGATGCTCCATCAGTCAAGAGAGATGCAAAGAATGATGGAACTTCTTGTTTCATTAGTGGAACAAGATTGCAATGGTGATGACACAATTTGCAATGATCCATCATCGATTTTAAAATGGCAAGATTTTTATCTGGCATTTGATTAATTCAGCTGTTTGGGATAATTTCACAATGGAATACTGTCAGAGCTTCCTAATGTGACTATTCTCAGGTCATTCCGAGATGTATCTATTTTACTGTTTTTTTATCCTTTGATTATATACACAAACATAATATGCTTACTAGAATTACCTTGTGCAGGTTTTCACTTACCATAGACATGAGATAATGTACACCCAGGAAGGAAGGAAGTCTACCGTTTCTTCTAGGTAATCCATGTAAATATCAAAATATGGTATAACAGCCACATACTGATTTTTGTATGTAAGCAACCATATTTGTTTTGGGCAATCATGTGTACCAGTCAACTACTAACTCGGGTCAGTAAGTAATAGTAATTATTTTAGACTGGAAAACACATTATGAACTTACCAAGGCAAGGGTGGATAGTCCTGAccaaagggagggaggggactAAACAAGTCAAGGGACTGAGAGTCGCATGCATGACCAGGCTCAGGATCCTCTCTGTGTATAGTGGCATGGTACCTCTGTTGTGTGCCTTGGTAGGACAGTGGAGTAGGTAACTTGATTGGGTTGCATCAGTGTTGCCTGTTCATGAGAGTACTGCAAGAACGCTGTAAATACAAGCCATGGACCTGATGCACAGGTGGGGTGAACATTGGGTGTAGCACATCATGGATTTAAGGATTTAAGTGGTACGATAAGCCTTAAacacaccaaacaaaaaaataaattacttgTGAAAAAGGCCCCAAATGTTGCTGATAGGAGAGTATTACTTATGGAACTTCAGATGTTTTGCTGAATTGTTTCAATACTGTTAGTTTATAACAACTAAATGAAAGCTTTATTGATTTCATTTCCTTACAGCTGGTATGTGCAAAATCGCCTGCATTGGAATTTGGAATTGCTAAAATTCCTTCAGCATTTATTGGTTAATGGTGGCCAAGCAGAATAAGGTAAACCTACTATAAGCAGTTCAGCAGCAAATACCAATCCCAAAGCTCATAGCTTAAGCTATGATCACCCAGTACTTCACCTCTTTAGATAGTTTTCATTAAATATCCTGATACTCCGAAGTAGAGTgtgaaagagaaggaaaaaaaatgaatttctaCCAAGAAGTACAAAGCATCTTGCCATTGATCTAGTCCATTCATACCTTGGTCACGGTATCACTCCTTTCTCACATTGCCCACATTGCTCTATTCATACATTTGGAATAAGGGAATTCTTACCATTTCCGATGGGAATTGAACTGATTCTTGTGCATTTAAAAGGAACcctacatgattatattatatttttcaaCCATTCAATGTTGCTGAAGACAAACCGATTTAAGAATTATCTAAAACATTCCAAACTGCTACAATCATAGGAATAAGACACATTTAGGAAATTTGACTACCTCTCTTTCAATCATGCACAACAGCCCAATCTGATGCTATGGAGACAGGGACTTTCTGATGCAAGTCTGGTCTGTATACATTTAGGCACTTGACCGTTTCAAGTTCAGTTACCTGCTTGTGAGCCAAGAGATCTGTGCGGCTCAATCGTGGTTGCTTGCGCTGTGGGAAAGTTTGATGAGCCAAACATCCAGATGCAATGAGGTGTGTCGGCCATACTACACTTCAGTTTCTCATACTTGTACGTAAGcaccaagaaaaaaatataacaaagtTAAAGCGATGAATATAGAACATTATGTTTTGGGTTCAGATCGAATGAAGAATAACTCATACGTGCTCAATGTATAATGATTACTTGAGTTATAAGGTATTCTCCAGTATTACCTATGGTAGTTGCCATccaatctcaaaatatagcatCTTAAGATAACATTGGACATAACCCAGTATAACGAATTCGGAAAggcctaggttgctatattttaggaagaagggagtataTAGCAATAGGAAACATTAGACTAGGTCTCATTCGTCCTGCTCAATTATATAGCAAAAGTAGCCAtgtgagagaagaggagagagaagataaAAATTgttgttattttattttttggctagcctcatgTATATTGGTAGTTCATATACTAAGGACGACCATATGGTCTACTCATAATATATAAGCTAAACTCTAGAAATTG
The window above is part of the Oryza sativa Japonica Group chromosome 7, ASM3414082v1 genome. Proteins encoded here:
- the LOC4342867 gene encoding pentatricopeptide repeat-containing protein At2g46050, mitochondrial — its product is MRRAAALLRLLRSGASAGVRGRPACAAVHPLAVKSGSGSDARVATALADAYAKSGLVDRARRVFDETPLRDQVLWNVMVSCYSSHGLVRECWDVFGSMRRSGFPGDGFTFSALLSVRASSSSSCYDHANLLLVLGSSVHGIVIRLGLHLDVVVATALLDMYAKCGQVAEASRVFDAMVLRNTVSWNAIIVCYGKHDRGKEAFDLFVSMMRHGFCPDELTLASLLSSCADMAAANEATQLHAYTVRRGLQDFLQVGNALIMAYGKNGFVQEAKRTFGMIHNPDLVTWSSMVSSFAYLGLAKSAIDLFDRMLQQGIRADGIAFLGVLSACSHAGLIEDGFKYFLLMTRDYKIDPTPQHLACLVDLLGRAGRIRDAYEFLVNMSCDANVDVIGAFLGACRMRGNIESAKWAASRLFSLKPDDPINYLLISNTYAAAGDWNELAKVRSVMRNMCGNKVPGCSWIEIGGIVQTFVSNDMMLHQSREMQRMMELLVSLVEQDCNGDDTICNDPSSILKWQDFYLAFD